From a region of the Mycolicibacterium sp. MU0050 genome:
- the aftC gene encoding arabinofuranan 3-O-arabinosyltransferase, with protein sequence MRCVTAPDSTHQGLRNTLLAAFRPRTAAPSTATVLRSILWPIAIMSIFHRSYVLATNGYITDDFGPVYTAVINFKLGLPVYNGNFDFVDPHYLYPPGGTLLLAPFGYLPVDASRNWFIALSTVAIVASAFLLLRLFRLPATSVAAPALLAAMFVTESVTSTLVFTNINGFILLAEVLFFLWLLDGRRSREWLSGIAIGLTLVVKPSLAPLLLLPVLNRQWRPLVGAFGVPLVFNAAAWPLVADPMDFINRTVPYILGTRDYFNSSILGNGIYYGLPTWLILTLRIVFLLLAIGSLYLLYRHYRTRDPLFWALTSSGVLLTASFLVLSLGQAYYSMMLFPFLMTVVLRNSVLRNWPAWLAIYGFLTMDRYLLWHWPTTGRFLEYMKITYGWSLLLVVVFCVLYFRFLDAKADGRLEQGIDPPWMTPERPRASVDA encoded by the coding sequence TTGCGGTGCGTGACGGCACCTGATTCGACCCATCAAGGCCTGCGCAACACCCTGCTCGCGGCCTTCCGCCCGCGCACCGCTGCGCCGAGCACCGCGACCGTACTGCGCTCGATCCTGTGGCCGATCGCCATCATGTCGATCTTCCACCGCAGTTACGTGTTGGCCACCAACGGCTACATCACCGACGATTTCGGGCCGGTGTACACCGCGGTGATCAACTTCAAGCTGGGTCTTCCGGTCTACAACGGCAACTTCGACTTCGTCGATCCGCACTACCTGTATCCGCCCGGCGGCACGCTGCTGCTCGCCCCGTTCGGCTACCTTCCCGTCGACGCGTCCCGCAACTGGTTCATCGCGCTGAGTACGGTGGCCATCGTGGCGTCGGCCTTCCTGCTGCTGCGCCTGTTCAGGTTGCCGGCGACCTCGGTGGCCGCCCCAGCGTTGCTGGCGGCCATGTTCGTCACCGAATCGGTCACCAGCACCCTGGTGTTCACCAACATCAACGGGTTCATCCTGCTGGCCGAGGTGTTGTTCTTCCTCTGGCTGCTCGACGGCCGCCGGAGCCGGGAATGGTTGTCGGGCATCGCGATCGGGCTGACCCTGGTGGTCAAGCCGTCGCTGGCGCCGCTGCTGCTGCTGCCCGTGCTCAATCGGCAGTGGCGGCCGTTGGTCGGCGCGTTCGGGGTGCCGCTGGTGTTCAACGCCGCGGCCTGGCCGCTGGTCGCCGACCCGATGGACTTCATCAACCGCACGGTGCCCTACATCCTGGGCACCCGCGACTACTTCAACTCCTCCATCCTGGGCAACGGCATATACTACGGCCTGCCGACCTGGCTGATCCTGACCCTGCGAATCGTGTTCCTGCTGTTGGCAATCGGCAGCCTCTACCTGCTGTACCGGCACTACCGCACCCGCGATCCGCTGTTCTGGGCGCTGACGTCGTCCGGGGTGTTGCTCACCGCGTCGTTCCTGGTGCTGTCCCTGGGGCAGGCCTACTACTCGATGATGCTGTTCCCGTTCCTGATGACGGTGGTGCTGCGCAACTCGGTGCTGCGCAACTGGCCGGCCTGGCTGGCGATCTACGGCTTTTTGACCATGGACCGCTATCTGCTGTGGCACTGGCCGACCACGGGCCGCTTCCTGGAGTACATGAAGATCACCTACGGCTGGTCGTTGCTGCTGGTCGTGGTGTTCTGCGTGCTGTACTTCCGCTTCCTCGACGCCAAGGCCGACGGCCGCCTTGAGCAGGGCATTGATCCGCCGTGGATGACGCCGGAGCGGCCGCGCGCTAGCGTGGACGCATGA
- the msrB gene encoding peptide-methionine (R)-S-oxide reductase MsrB, with protein sequence MTSRQPTDLPRPKVALTDDEWRQKLTPEEFAVLRRAGTERPGVGEYVDTHTEGIYNCRGCGAELFRSTEKFDSHCGWPSFFDPSNSDAVILRPDDSHGMRRVEVLCSSCHSHLGHVFSGEGYPTPTDQRYCINSISLTLVPKEG encoded by the coding sequence ATGACGAGCCGTCAGCCCACGGATCTTCCCCGCCCGAAGGTCGCCCTCACCGACGACGAGTGGCGCCAGAAACTGACCCCCGAGGAGTTCGCGGTGCTGCGCCGGGCCGGCACCGAACGCCCCGGGGTCGGTGAGTACGTCGACACCCACACCGAAGGCATCTACAACTGCCGCGGCTGCGGAGCCGAATTGTTCCGCAGCACAGAGAAATTCGATTCGCACTGCGGCTGGCCGTCGTTCTTCGACCCGTCGAATTCCGACGCGGTGATCCTGCGCCCCGACGATTCACACGGGATGCGCCGGGTCGAGGTGCTGTGCTCGAGCTGCCACAGCCACCTCGGCCACGTGTTCTCCGGCGAGGGGTACCCGACCCCGACCGACCAGCGCTACTGCATCAACTCGATCTCGCTGACGCTGGTGCCCAAGGAGGGCTGA